The Clostridium sporogenes genome contains a region encoding:
- a CDS encoding CPBP family intramembrane glutamic endopeptidase has protein sequence MADNIKFKNKDREDIGKIADIIMNLIFYQVVFTIIFIIVVNILGYMGLNKDIIEPYSRLTGEILSYIFFIKNYTKDNRYKLKLQNTLHFKGYVFISMLIIGYILVYDNTINILLSKVIKNSLFYDAMATEMENPIVGFIGTVVMAPIFEEIIYRGIMLDELLIKYNCKKAIIISAVIFAVIHLNFIQLTDAFIAGIILGTVYCKTKSLIPCITIHFLNNLFYNIVEFYPSIYKTKFNIIRLGIGIAILSTLAYLFTKNNEKILL, from the coding sequence ATGGCAGATAATATAAAATTTAAAAATAAAGATAGGGAAGATATAGGGAAAATTGCAGATATTATTATGAATTTAATTTTTTATCAAGTAGTATTTACTATAATATTTATTATTGTAGTAAATATTTTGGGGTATATGGGGTTAAATAAAGATATTATAGAACCCTATAGTAGACTAACAGGAGAAATCTTATCATATATATTTTTTATTAAAAATTATACTAAGGATAATAGATATAAATTAAAACTTCAAAACACATTGCATTTTAAAGGTTATGTTTTTATATCAATGTTAATTATAGGATATATTTTGGTTTATGATAATACAATTAATATACTTTTATCAAAGGTTATAAAGAATAGTTTGTTTTATGATGCTATGGCTACAGAAATGGAAAATCCCATAGTAGGATTTATAGGAACAGTGGTTATGGCACCTATTTTTGAGGAAATAATTTATAGAGGAATAATGTTAGATGAGCTATTGATTAAATATAATTGTAAAAAAGCTATAATTATTTCTGCAGTAATATTTGCAGTAATTCATCTCAATTTTATTCAATTAACAGATGCTTTTATTGCAGGTATAATACTTGGTACTGTTTATTGTAAAACTAAATCTTTAATACCTTGTATTACAATTCATTTTTTAAATAACCTATTTTACAACATAGTTGAATTTTATCCTAGTATATATAAAACTAAATTTAATATTATAAGACTAGGTATTGGAATAGCTATTTTGTCAACATTAGCATATCTTTTTACAAAAAATAATGAAAAGATTCTTTTATAG
- a CDS encoding ABC transporter ATP-binding protein, with amino-acid sequence MLKEFISYYKPHKKLFVLDMIAAFIVALCDLFYPMITRQIINDIIPNGKIRLLFFWAISLLIIYIMKYFLNHFIQYWGHMVGVRIQADMRKRVFNHLQTLPFTYFDENKTGVIMSRIINDLMEISELAHHGPEDLFISIIMLIGSFIILCTINVPLTIISFIFIPILVWFSMKNRLKMEKAFMDSRVKIGDLNADLENSIAGIRVSKAFTNREYENEKFEVGNKRFVGARQMAYKSMADYFSGMYFFIDILDLIVLIAGGYFVYKNLINFGDLVAYLLFIKMFMTPIRKLISFVEQYQSGVTGFERYRQLLSVKPEKDKEEAKALENIKGAIEFKNVSFKYDEDTHILNDLSFKVKEGKTLALVGPSGGGKTTLCNLIPRFYNIDKGDILIDDNSIYDINISSLRKNIGIVQQDVFLFTGTIKENILYGNPEANYEEVVKAAKLANIHEFIESLPEGYNTYIGERGIKLSGGQKQRLSIARVFLKNPPILILDEATSALDNATEYLIQKSLEKLSNGRTTIVVAHRLSTIKNADEIMVLTDKGIEERGTHEELLALGGIYSELNKNIEKTES; translated from the coding sequence ATGCTTAAAGAATTTATATCCTATTATAAACCGCATAAAAAGTTGTTTGTTTTAGATATGATAGCAGCTTTTATTGTGGCTTTATGTGATTTGTTTTATCCTATGATAACAAGACAAATCATAAATGATATTATTCCAAATGGAAAGATTAGATTACTTTTCTTTTGGGCAATATCTTTATTAATTATATATATAATGAAATATTTTTTAAATCATTTTATTCAGTATTGGGGACATATGGTAGGAGTTAGAATACAAGCAGATATGAGAAAAAGGGTTTTTAACCATCTTCAAACTTTACCTTTTACATATTTTGATGAAAATAAAACAGGGGTTATAATGTCCAGAATCATAAATGATCTTATGGAAATATCAGAACTCGCACATCATGGTCCAGAGGATCTTTTTATTTCCATTATTATGCTAATAGGATCTTTCATAATATTATGTACTATAAATGTACCGCTAACAATAATAAGTTTCATATTCATACCAATTCTAGTATGGTTTTCTATGAAGAATAGACTTAAAATGGAAAAAGCTTTTATGGATAGTAGAGTAAAAATTGGAGATCTTAATGCGGATTTAGAAAATAGCATTGCAGGTATAAGAGTTTCTAAGGCTTTTACTAATAGAGAGTATGAAAATGAAAAATTTGAAGTAGGCAACAAGAGATTTGTAGGAGCTAGACAAATGGCTTATAAGTCTATGGCAGATTATTTTTCAGGAATGTATTTTTTCATAGATATACTGGATCTAATAGTACTTATAGCTGGTGGATATTTTGTATATAAAAATTTAATCAACTTTGGTGATTTGGTTGCTTATCTTTTATTTATAAAGATGTTTATGACACCTATTAGAAAGCTTATTTCTTTTGTAGAGCAATACCAATCAGGGGTAACAGGTTTTGAAAGATATAGACAACTTTTAAGTGTTAAACCTGAAAAAGATAAAGAGGAAGCTAAAGCTTTAGAAAATATTAAGGGTGCAATAGAATTTAAAAATGTAAGTTTTAAATATGATGAAGATACTCATATATTAAATGATTTAAGTTTTAAAGTTAAAGAAGGAAAGACTTTAGCACTAGTTGGTCCCTCTGGTGGAGGTAAGACAACCCTCTGTAATTTAATACCTAGATTTTATAATATAGATAAGGGAGATATATTAATTGATGATAATAGTATATATGATATAAACATAAGCTCTTTAAGAAAAAATATAGGTATTGTTCAGCAAGATGTATTTTTATTTACAGGAACTATAAAGGAAAATATATTATATGGTAATCCAGAGGCTAATTATGAAGAGGTAGTAAAAGCAGCAAAGCTTGCTAATATACATGAATTTATAGAAAGTTTACCGGAGGGATATAATACCTATATAGGAGAGAGAGGAATAAAGTTATCTGGAGGACAAAAACAAAGATTATCTATTGCAAGGGTGTTTTTAAAAAATCCACCTATACTTATACTAGATGAAGCTACATCTGCTTTAGATAATGCCACAGAATATTTAATACAAAAATCTTTAGAAAAATTATCTAATGGAAGAACAACTATAGTAGTAGCCCACAGATTATCTACTATAAAAAATGCGGATGAAATAATGGTTTTAACAGATAAAGGAATTGAAGAGAGAGGGACTCATGAGGAGTTGTTAGCACTAGGTGGAATTTACAGTGAACTTAATAAAAATATTGAAAAAACAGAAAGTTAA